The Anaerobaca lacustris genomic interval GTCAACACTGAGCCAACCATCTCTGGGGATAAGATCGGGCGAGGTGACCGACCCCAGCACAGTCGGGCTTGGCTGGCCCGCCGTCGTGTTCCAGATCTCCACGACAGGCGGAGACTCAGGCAACCACCACCCCCCGGAAGTGTTACCGATTTCGATCCTGGCCAGTGGCCCCGACATGCCCGCCGTAAATGTCTGGGCGAACCAGAGCGACCCCCCGGCACCGGCGGTGCCGTTCTGCTCCTCCTGGAACTGGTCGAGGATGAGGCCGGCCTGGGCGGCTGTGGCGACAAGCAGACAGACCGCCACGAGGGCAGCAATGCGATTTCTATTCATCGTTCTGACCTCCAAAATCGAGATGGACACCAAAAACTGACCCCCGTCGTGTGCGCCCCTACCGCCGCTTCGGGCAGACGGCCTGCGTCCTTCACCCGGTCCTCGGTTCCGTCGTCCGATCGAATGCCCTGCTGGTATGCGACGTCGTGGCCGGCCTTGGCCGCGACGGATGTTGCCTTGTGCTGAACGATGACGAGACCGGGCCTTGGCGGCCGACGGTCTCATTGCACAGTGTACCGTCGCGCGGGTCCGCTGTCAAGAATCCTGCGACGCACATCAAGCTAAAATAGACACAAAAGGTCCCTGGCGTGGCCGTAGTAGAGGCAAAATACGTAGAACTACGTACATGTGTGCCACGAGCATTTCGGGTAGAGTAACGTGCGTGGCGTTGGCAGACAAAGTCAAAGGAGCGATTGGTATGAGCCCGGATCAACTTGGCGGCTGGATCGGTGGCATGCTCGGCGGTGTGCTCGGACTGGCGGGCGGGATCATCGGGACGTACTGCGGCATTCGCAACACGAACGGCCCGCGCGAGCGGCGGTTCATGGTCCGTGCGGCGGTCGTTACATGGGTGGCGGTCCTGCTCTTTCTGGCGTTGCTCTTTTTGCTGCCGAGCCCGTGGCGCTTCCTGCTCTGGATTCCCTACGGCATCCTGCTGCCCGTCGGGATCATCCTGGGCAACCGCCGCCAGCAACAAATCCGCCGCGAAGAAGATTTGTAGGATGGGCTTTAGCCCATGCCGTATCAGCCGCATGGGCTGAAGCCCATCCTACGCGACTCCGGCCACAGCGCCCGTCGCCGTTTCAGCCAGCCGGCGGTCGCCATGCCGATCAGGCCCAGCACCGCCGCACCCGGAAGCGGAACCACCGAAACCGTCCCTCATGAACCGCGATCGCATAGGAGCCCCGTGACAAGACCTCGTAACTCTGCAAACCATCGTAATTGCCATCGAAGCGCTGCCACCATGCTTTCTCGTCATCGAGACTGTACTTGGTGCCCGACCAGTAGCGCCCATCCTCTTTTAGGTTAATGAAAGGTCCGGTGTTGTTCATGCCATGGCCCGGCTGGGGGTTTGTTCCATCGGTGGCATAATAGCCGAGGTTGTCAAGGGACACGTAGTACAGGTGCCCCATCTCCGAGTTGACCATATTCCAGCCGCCGTCATAGTCGTGATACCCCGTTTCATCAGGCCCCGCATAGCCCCAAACGCCGTCCAGGTTGGCCTTGCTTTCGTCCACAATGGGCTGCCGCCAGCCGGTGGTCCAGTCGATGGTGGTCGTATAGAGCGGGTCCAGATTGACTGTGAGGCTTGTGCCCAATCCGCTCGCCCAGTTCTCGTGGTCATGCCATGTCCGCGTGGTGCCTCCTATCCGCGCCGGCCTCGTATAGTCCAGCCAGACGATGCTTTGGGCGGAGTCGTAGATCAGGTTGTACTCGCCCTCTCCACTTCCATCATCGTAGGTGGCGGTGCCGATGACTATCAGGTCGGCGTGTGTAGTTGTAGCGGCGAGCAGGGCGGCCAGGGCCCATGCGAATGCGGTTCGTCTCTTCATCGTCGTACCTCCCGCTGCTGTGTGCGGGGTCCCGACGGCTGTCGGGCTCGCCCCGTACCGTTCGTGGCCCGATGTGGGCTTCGTTGTCGCACAGGCTCGACGGCCTATAACCTCTCTATGTTCCCTATACTGCCACGCGGGCTCTTGTCAAGCCCTCTCTTTGGTAAACAGGGGTGCCTTGGGGGAGATGGGCAATCTGTATCCCATCCGCAGGAGCGAATGAAAACTCACTCTCATGAAGTTGTCAAAGAGCGGCGCGTAGGGCGAGCTACGAAGCCACCGGCCTGTCAGCGGCCTGAGTTGCATGCTGCTGCCTGACCCAGTCGTAGGCCTCCGGGTCCTTGTCGGGGGCGCGCGGATCGAACTTGCTCTGGCTGGCCATCAGGGCGATCCGCTGCTCCCACGGGAAGCTCGTGCGGACCTGCCGCCAGAACTCGGCGGCGGTCACCATGTCGGCAGGCGGCTCCGTTTTGGGCGGCCGGGTCATCGCGTCGGCGGCGATCCGGCGCACCTGCCCCCGGACCAGCCGGATGCTCGGGCGGATCGGATCGTCGTCGATCTTGTGCTGCCGGACGGCCTGTGTCAGCGTCCCGGCGTCATAGCGGCCCAGTGCCGCATACCAGTCGTTCAGCACAACGCCGTTGACCTGCCACGACGGCCATCGCGGCTGCACCTGCTCGGTGAACCAATCGGCAAACTCATGCCTGGTCATCATTGAGAAACTCCTCTTGCGCCTTGGCCAGCGCGCAGGCGGCCCGCTGGCGGTCCATTTCCGCGAACGTCGGCAATCCGCCTGTGGCGGACCGAACGCCCGGCCCCGATCCCGAAAAACAAACAGGGGGACCCTTCTTCTCCTTCTTCTCATTCTTCTCATTCTTGATAGTGGCCGCTTGATGGCCTTCTGTTGGTCGTTTGTTGGCCGGCCGTTGGTCGCTATGCGGGCTGGCCTGCTCTTCGTTGATGTCGTAAATCGTAATATCGAGAAGGGTTGCGATTGTCCCTCTGTGGGTCGCTTGGAAGCGCGCCAATCCGTATCTTTCCAGGTGCGCCATGGCGGTTCGGTACTTGCGTCGCGTCAGCCCGCAGGAGGCGTAGTCGCCGATCAGCGCCTGGCCGATCTGGAGGCCGTGGACGTTGAAGTCGTTCGTCCGCTTGGCGCGGAGGGCGATCTGGGTCAGCAGTTGGAACGCAGGGCCGTCGCGGAGCAGCTCTCGCGTCGCATCGCTGCGCATCAGCTTGATGAACCCGCCGGGAATCGCGATCGTGTCGTACGTCATTGCTCTGCCCTTTCCTGCGTTGCGGGCGGTAGGGGCGAGGCATGCCTCGCCCTTGCCGACGAATCAGCCGCCAGGCGGGTCAGCGCAGCGGCGCGTCGGGCGGCCTTGGTCGGCTGGTTCGATTGCTCGGCCAGGGCGGTCAGGGCGCTTTCGATAGCCGCGTGCTGCTCGTCGCTGACGAAGAAGACCATCGGCGTGGCGAACGGGCTTCTCTTGCTCGTTTGCCCTGCGCCGGGCAGGGGCTTGGCGCCGGTGAGCCGTTCCAGTTGGCCGCGCGTCTGCGGGAGCAATTGCGCCAGCTCGCGGATGGATCGTCGCGCGCGGAGGCGGCGCAGGATCGCGAGCTTGTGGTCGAGGCAGTCGCGTCCGGTCAGCCGGTTCAGCGTCGCCAGGAGAATGTCCGCCTGCTCGTCGTCGACGTTCCAGACCACCGCCTGGGCCGTCTCGTAGCCGAGGCGGCGCAGGGCCTCGCAGCGGTGGTGGCCGTGGAGGATCTGGAAGCCGCCGCGCTTGTGCGGGTGTGGCCGGACCACCAGCGGCTCGTAATAGCCGGTGCGTTTGATGTGTCGCATCAGCTTGCCGAACGCCGCCCGGCTCATCCGATTGGCATGGTCCGGGTGCGGCCACAGCCGCGACAGCGCGATCGTGCGAATCTTCATTGTCATGGGAATTGGTGCCTCCACTGGTTGATCGTTTAGGTCGTTTGGGTCCTTCATGTCCCTTAGGTCCTACAGATACCGAAAGACCTAAAGGACACAAGGGACCTAAGGGACTTATGCCCTGACGGGCACTACAAACTTCATGGCCAAGTCACCTCCAGGGTCGGATGGCGCCAGAGATAGTACATCGGGCGCTGCGTCAGGCGCGTCAGCAGGTAGCGCGTGCGTTCGAGTCCGCTTGGCATCGTCCGTCGCGTGCCGTGACTCTTGAGAACGCCCTGAATCGCCCGTTCGAGGAATGCGGCCTCGACGCTCGGCAGCGTGTCGATTCGCTGCTGAAGGGCCTGCGGATCAATCGGTAGGGGCGAATCGCCATTCGCCCGCGCGTCGATGCCGACGGCGCTAAGCGCTTCGAGCAGCGTCGCGTGCTCGACACTGGCGCGCGGCGTGAAGGGCTGCATGCCCGCACGCTCGAAGAAGGGATGGACCGCGCCGCAGACGGCCATCGCCTCGACGAGCGGGACCTCCACGCGGCCGAGCGTCTCGCGCACGAGGCGCGTCGCCAGTCCGATGCCGCGAAAGGGCGGCTCGATCGCCAGGCGCGCGATGCAGCGGACGTTGCGGTTGAGCAGGGCGAGTTGGCTCTGGCGGTCCAGACCGGCGAACAGGCCGGCGGTGGCGATGCGGCGCATTTCGACGCGGGGGTTGGGCATGCAATAGACAATCGCTCCGGCCAGCCGGTTCAGCGTGGCCAGCAGAATGTCCGCCTGCTCGTCGTCGACGTTCCAGACCACCGCCTGGGCCGTCTCGTGGCCGAGGCGGCGCAGGGCCTCGCAGCGGTGGTGGCCGTGGAGGATCTGGAAGCTCCCTCGCTTGTGCGGGTGCGGACGGACGACCAGCGGCTCGTAATAGCCGGTGCGTTTGATGTGGCGCATCAGCTTGCCGAACGCCGCCCGGCTCATCCGATTGGCATGGTCCGGGTGCGGCCACAGCCGCGACAACTCGATCTTGCGAATCTTCATTGTCATGGGAATTGGTGCCTCCACTGGTTGATCGTTTAGGTCGTTTGGGTCCTTCATGTCCCTTAGGTCCTACAGATACCGAAAGACCTAAGGGACTTGTGCCCTGACGGGCACTACAAACTTCATGGCCAGGTTACCTCCAGGGTCGGGTGGCGCCAGAGATAGTACATCGGCCGCTGTGTCAGACGCGTCAGCAGGTAGCGCGTGCGTTCGAGTCCGCTTGGCATCGTCCGTCGCGTGCCGTGACTCTTGAGAACGCCCTGAATCGCCCGTTCGAGAAACGCGGCTTTGGCGTTGTCCAGTGTTTCGATCTGCTGCTGAAGGGCCTGCGGATCAATCGGTAGGGGCGAATCATCATTCGCCCGCGCGTCGATGCCGACGGCGCTGAGCGCTTCGCGCAGCATCGCGTGCTCGACGCTGGCGCGCGGGGCGAAGGGCTGCATGCCCGCACGCTCGAAGAAGGGATGGACCGCGCCGCAGACGGCCATCGCCTCGACGAGCGGGACCTCCACGCGGCCGAGCGTCTCGCGCACGAGGCGCGTCGCCAGTCCGATGCCGCGAAAGGGCGGCTCGATCGCCAGGCGCGCGATGCAGCGGACGTTGCGGTTGAGCAGGGCGAGTTGGCTCTGGCGGTCTAGACCGGCGAACAGGCCGGCGGTGGCGATGCGGCGCATTTCGACGCGGGGGTTGGGCATGCAATAGACAATCGCTCCCGCCGGCCGCGTGCCGAACGCCCCGAGCGGCTGCTTCGGACGCAGCAGGAACACCGCCTTGACCGCACGCGGCTTCTCGTTGCGATAGTGATACGCCGCCAGCGGCGCATAATCCGCCGCCTCGCCCGCGACCACCTCCAACGCCGCATGCAGAGAACAGCGCTGCGATTGTGGATTCATCCGCGTGGCAGCCTCCTCTTCTTTGTCATCCTGAGCGGAGCGCAGCGCAGTCGAAGAGCCTGCCCTGAGTCTGCCGAAGGGATCTGGCCATAGACCAGATGCACGCCTCGTCGCAGCCAGATTCCTCCGCTCCGCTTCGCTTCGGTCGGAATGACAAAGTCGTGGTGTGGTTGTGGTTTGCCTCAAGGTCATGATCGCCTCGCTGTCCTGTAGACCACCTGCGCGGGGCTGGTGAAATCCTTGGTGACGATCGCGTCGGGGGCGAGGTCCATGAGGATGTCGTCCCGGCTGGTGGCGACGATCAGCGTCGCGCCCGCCCGTCGGGCGAAGCGGGCGGCGTTGAAGGCCGTCGTCACGGCGGTGATGCGGTCGAGGTTCGAGCAGAACTCGTCGGCGAAGACGAACGGCCTGCCCGACGCCAGCGCCCTGGCCAGGCGGAATCGCAGCTTCTGCCCGTCGCTCAGCACGCTGGGCCGGGTGAGCATCGCGTAGACCGCCCCCATACCGGCGGCGGTGAGCAGTTGCAGGCTGGCGACGAGGTTGTCGTCGAAGCAGTCGATCACGGTCCGGTCGTCGGGCAGCTCGATCTCGTCGAGGTTGATCCGCTCGGCCTCAGGCGTGCGCTGCTCGATCTCGCGCAGCAGCACGCTCTTGCCCGAGCCCGACGGGCCGGTGATGGCGACGATGTCACCGGGCTCGATGCGGACCTCGCACTGGTGCACCGGCCCGGCCTCGGCGATCCGGTCGAGCGTCAGGCCGAACATGCGGGCCAGGCGCGCGACCCTCTCGCTGACGGGCCCGGTCCAGCCGAACTGCTTCGTCACATGGTAGGTGGTCATCGGCAAACCTCCCTTTCTATTGCGGACTTCGGATTGCGGATTCGCTGCCATCCGCGAATTCACTGTTGCTTGTCGTCCTGGCGAAGGGCGACGCATGCGTCGCCCCTACGGCGTTCGCAATAATCAGGCGGTGGCATTGTGTTGTCCTTTCCGGGTTTCGCGGGCGGCGAGGCGTCGGGCTTTGCGGATGACGCTTCGCACGCGGTAGGCGTTGATGTTGCGGCGTTGACAGATCTGGGCGACCGAGCGGCCGCGCACCAGATGGTCGCGAAGGATCGCCAGCTCGCCGACGTCGAACCGACGCCGGTGACGCAGGCAGTGGAAGAAGGTCTCGTCGGTCAGCCGGTCCACGATCCGACGGAGCTGCCGGGCCACTGTGCTCGGATTGGCGCCGGTCAGCCGGGCGATCTGACGGACGCTGCGACCGCTGTCGAGGTACGTCTCCAGCAGTGCCCGATCGACCCCAGCCAGAAGACCCGCCCGCATCCGCAGCACCTCGACGAGGTCGCGGCCCGACGCCCGTCGGCATGAAGCACTGTTCTGTATCGATCTATCGACCATCGACAACATTGTCATCTGACCATACTAAAACGTCAAGAGGGTTGTTGGATATTTGTGTAATATTCTGTTGAGTTGGCGACGGCTGCATCTCTTCCGCCCGGCGGTGTTATGCAGATAAGCAACTTACAGGAAAGCACTTGCGTCCGTCGGGGTTTTCGGGCAGTCTCGAGGAAGATTTTTGTCTGTAGCGGCGTTTTTTTGCGGGAGGTGAACGATGACTCCGGCGCATTGTGCGAAATGGCGCATCGCGCGGTCGTGGGCGGTTCTGCTGGCGATGGTGGCGATGGCTGGTGCGGTCGAGCGGCCTGTGATGCGGATCGTCAAGGACATGCCCTACGTTCCGGACGGGCACGAGCGGCAGAAGCTCGATCTGTATCTGCCTGGGCCGGGGGCCGACCGCCCGCTGCCGCTGATTGTCTGGGTCCACGGCGGGGCCTGGCTGGGCGGCAGCAAGGAGAGCTGTCCTGCCGTCGGGTTTGTCCGGCGGGGCTATGCGGTGGCGAGCGTCAACTACCGGCTCAGCCACCATGCGATCTTCCCTGCCCAGATCCAGGACTGCCAGGCCGCCGTCAGGTGGCTGCGAACGCACGCGGGCGAATACGGCATCGATCCGAACCGCTTCGGCGTCTGGGGCCCGTCGGCCGGGGGGCATCTCGCGGCACTGCTCGGCGTTTGTAGTGTGCCCGTAAGGGCATATGATGATGGGGCAACGCCTGACGGCGTCACTGCGAACGAGGTTTCCAGTCGGGTGCAGGCGGTGTGCGATTTCTTCGGGCCGACCGATTTCGCGAGGATGAATGACTTCTGGACGACGATGGACCACGACGCCGCCAACTCGCCCGAATCACTGCTGATCGGCGGTCCGATCCAGGAGCACCCGGCGCTGGTCCGACGGGCCAACCCGATTACGTACGTGACCAAGGATGCCCCGCCGTTCCTGATCGTCCACGGCGACGCCGACCCGCTCGTGCCGCACAACCAGAGCGAACTGCTCTACGAGGCGCTGAAGGCGGCGGGCGTCGAGGTCACGCTCTACACCGTTCGCGGCGGCGGCCACGGCGGGTTCCGCGACCCCGAAGTCGATGCCCTCCTCGAACGCTTCTTCGACAAACACCTCAAACCGTAGCCGAGAAGCGATCCTGGCGGATCGCTTGGTGTGGATACCATGCCAATCATCTGCCGCCGCTTGACTGGACTGGCAGTTGTTGTTAAGCTATATACGGTGATTAACCTATGTTAATATAACAGTATATCTTAACGTAGCTCGCGATGGGTGTTTCGCAAAAGCAGGTAGAATATATGGGTAAGTCAAACCTAATCACGATACCAAAGTTGGCGGAACTGCTTGGGATCAGCCGGATCGCCGTGTACAACCAGGTCAGGGCGGGCAAAATCGCGGCCACGAAGGTGGGCCGCATCCACGTGATCAACGATCGCACCGTCCAACAAGTGCTGCGCAAACGGGTCGGGGCTCTGGACAAGCAACGCGTGGACCAGGCAGTGCGAAAGGTCGTTCGCGACTACGGGGAGGTGCTCAAACGCCTGGCGAGAGAGTAGTCCAACCGATCGGCGTCGAGGAAGTCGAGTACATCGCCTTTCGCCTCGCCGGGGAGCATCTGGCGTTCGATGAGCCGATTCCCGACTTCCAGACGCGCTATCCGCATCGCTTGGAGAGCTGCCTGCTCACGCCGTTTATGAGTTTCGGCGGGAAGTCACCGTATCGGTCGCTGGCGTCCAAAGCCGCCATGCTGCTGTATCTGATGATTAAGAACCACCCGTTCCAGAACGGCAAGAAGCGCTTGGCCATCACGACACTGCTGGTCTTCCTGCACAAGAACGGCAAGTGGCTCGACGTCGAGCCGCAGATGTTCTACGAGTTCACCGTCTGGGTGGCCAGGAGCCCGGCCGAACTCAAAGACGCAACCGTCAAAGGCGCCGAGGATTTCATCCGCGCTCACCTCGTCGATGTGAGTGTGGATGGTCCGTGACCTTGCATGAGGCAATAACGCATGCGGCCGATGGATGAGTTGTTTGCGGCGTTGGGGCGGTCTGGGTTTCGCGGGCGGTTTCGGCTGGGGGCGCGGGAGGCGGCGTATCTGCGGCAGCGAGGGACCGAGACGGTGCTTCAGCACGCGCGGCAGTTCGTCGAGGACCGTCTGGCGGCCGCCGAGCCGGTCAACGACGGCAAGCAGACCCCGATGCGTAACCATCCCGTCTTCATCGCCCAGCACGCCACCGCCACCTGCTGCCGGGGCTGCCTGGCCAAATGGCATGGCGTCGCCAAAGGCCGGCCGCTGACGGCCGACGAGATCGACTACATTGTACGGGTGATCGAACGGTGGTTAAGACGGCAGGCGATCTGACCGATAAGACTGATCGTAGGGCGAGCGTCCCCGCTCGCCAGGAACTGGACATACCCGCACGGTGCGGCCGTCCGAAAAAATATTGCGATTCCGGGTCCGGCGGCCTATACTGTCGCCGCTGGGAGAAGATTATGGTCAGAGGTTAGACATGGTGGAACGGATTCCGAGAATCGTCGTGGTCGGCAGCACCTACATCGACATGGCTTTCAAGTGCGCCACGATCCCCTCGGCAGGTCAGATGGTCAGCGGGTCGGCCCTGTCCTATTCGCTCGCCGGGCCGGGCCCGCTCGAGGCGGTGCAGGCGGCACTGTGCGGCTGCGGCGTGCATCTGATCAGCAAGGTGGGCGGCGATGTGTTCGGTGCAATGGCGAAGAAGAGCCTGGCCGACTACAAGGTCAATGTCGACTACGTCTGCACCGCCGAGGCCAAGAACACCGGCGTCGTCGTCACCCACGTCAACGCGGCGGGCGAGAACGGCTGCTGCCATTATTCCGGCGCCAACTGCGCCCTGCTGCCGGCGGACATCGAGATGGCCGAGGAGCTGATCGCCGAAGCCGACATCTGCCTGATCCACGGGTGCCTGCCGCAGGAGGCGATCGTCAAGGCCCTGCGGTGCAGCGAACTGCACGGCACGAAGGTCATCTTCAATCCGTCGCGACCGACCGAGCAGGAGAGTCGTCACGGGCTGGACCTGCCGATCGAGTACTTCACCGCCGACATCCTGATTCCGAATCTCTTTGAGGCCGCCGACATCACCGACCAGTCGGCGGCTACCATCCGCACCGCCAAGATGATCGGTTCCGAGCTGGTCGCGCGCGGGGCGCGCTGCGCGGTCATTACCATGGGTGCTCGCGGGGCGATGGTCGTCGATCGCGGCGGCGCCGACCACGTGCCGGCCTTCGAGGTCGATCTGGTCGATCATACCGGCAGCGGCGACGCATTCGCCGGCGCTCTGGCGGCCTATTGTGCCGTCAAAGACGACGTGCGCGAAGGGGTGAAGTTCGCCTCAGCGGCAGGGGCCTTGGCCTGCGCGAAGTTCGGCG includes:
- a CDS encoding alpha/beta hydrolase, with product MTPAHCAKWRIARSWAVLLAMVAMAGAVERPVMRIVKDMPYVPDGHERQKLDLYLPGPGADRPLPLIVWVHGGAWLGGSKESCPAVGFVRRGYAVASVNYRLSHHAIFPAQIQDCQAAVRWLRTHAGEYGIDPNRFGVWGPSAGGHLAALLGVCSVPVRAYDDGATPDGVTANEVSSRVQAVCDFFGPTDFARMNDFWTTMDHDAANSPESLLIGGPIQEHPALVRRANPITYVTKDAPPFLIVHGDADPLVPHNQSELLYEALKAAGVEVTLYTVRGGGHGGFRDPEVDALLERFFDKHLKP
- a CDS encoding ParB/RepB/Spo0J family partition protein codes for the protein MTMKIRKIELSRLWPHPDHANRMSRAAFGKLMRHIKRTGYYEPLVVRPHPHKRGSFQILHGHHRCEALRRLGHETAQAVVWNVDDEQADILLATLNRLAGAIVYCMPNPRVEMRRIATAGLFAGLDRQSQLALLNRNVRCIARLAIEPPFRGIGLATRLVRETLGRVEVPLVEAMAVCGAVHPFFERAGMQPFTPRASVEHATLLEALSAVGIDARANGDSPLPIDPQALQQRIDTLPSVEAAFLERAIQGVLKSHGTRRTMPSGLERTRYLLTRLTQRPMYYLWRHPTLEVTWP
- a CDS encoding DUF4186 domain-containing protein produces the protein MRPMDELFAALGRSGFRGRFRLGAREAAYLRQRGTETVLQHARQFVEDRLAAAEPVNDGKQTPMRNHPVFIAQHATATCCRGCLAKWHGVAKGRPLTADEIDYIVRVIERWLRRQAI
- a CDS encoding PfkB family carbohydrate kinase → MVERIPRIVVVGSTYIDMAFKCATIPSAGQMVSGSALSYSLAGPGPLEAVQAALCGCGVHLISKVGGDVFGAMAKKSLADYKVNVDYVCTAEAKNTGVVVTHVNAAGENGCCHYSGANCALLPADIEMAEELIAEADICLIHGCLPQEAIVKALRCSELHGTKVIFNPSRPTEQESRHGLDLPIEYFTADILIPNLFEAADITDQSAATIRTAKMIGSELVARGARCAVITMGARGAMVVDRGGADHVPAFEVDLVDHTGSGDAFAGALAAYCAVKDDVREGVKFASAAGALACAKFGGLESLPSKAEIIQLLQREDIDLLPRN
- a CDS encoding ATP-binding cassette domain-containing protein, encoding MTTYHVTKQFGWTGPVSERVARLARMFGLTLDRIAEAGPVHQCEVRIEPGDIVAITGPSGSGKSVLLREIEQRTPEAERINLDEIELPDDRTVIDCFDDNLVASLQLLTAAGMGAVYAMLTRPSVLSDGQKLRFRLARALASGRPFVFADEFCSNLDRITAVTTAFNAARFARRAGATLIVATSRDDILMDLAPDAIVTKDFTSPAQVVYRTARRS
- a CDS encoding ParB/RepB/Spo0J family partition protein, which produces MTMKIRTIALSRLWPHPDHANRMSRAAFGKLMRHIKRTGYYEPLVVRPHPHKRGGFQILHGHHRCEALRRLGYETAQAVVWNVDDEQADILLATLNRLTGRDCLDHKLAILRRLRARRSIRELAQLLPQTRGQLERLTGAKPLPGAGQTSKRSPFATPMVFFVSDEQHAAIESALTALAEQSNQPTKAARRAAALTRLAADSSARARHASPLPPATQERAEQ
- a CDS encoding helix-turn-helix domain-containing protein; protein product: MVDRSIQNSASCRRASGRDLVEVLRMRAGLLAGVDRALLETYLDSGRSVRQIARLTGANPSTVARQLRRIVDRLTDETFFHCLRHRRRFDVGELAILRDHLVRGRSVAQICQRRNINAYRVRSVIRKARRLAARETRKGQHNATA
- a CDS encoding helix-turn-helix domain-containing protein, whose translation is MGKSNLITIPKLAELLGISRIAVYNQVRAGKIAATKVGRIHVINDRTVQQVLRKRVGALDKQRVDQAVRKVVRDYGEVLKRLARE
- a CDS encoding type II toxin-antitoxin system death-on-curing family toxin; amino-acid sequence: MPDFQTRYPHRLESCLLTPFMSFGGKSPYRSLASKAAMLLYLMIKNHPFQNGKKRLAITTLLVFLHKNGKWLDVEPQMFYEFTVWVARSPAELKDATVKGAEDFIRAHLVDVSVDGP